From Calothrix sp. PCC 6303, a single genomic window includes:
- the rnc gene encoding ribonuclease III → MHQLLQFRNEQLLRKALTHRSYVHENPKEGEHNERLEFLGDALLNYLSGQYLFNRYPEKGEDELTRRRSALVDEKQLAKFAVEVGIDFRMRLGRGAIVEGGYQNENLLSSTFEAVIAAYYLDQNSDILAVKKVVEPLFDGVPEDVVVSRSKVDSKNRFQEWIQRNITTNPPRYVSVQVGGTPHAPEFVATVIVEDKEFGQGRGRNKKEAEKAAAEDALDKLKVEGMIR, encoded by the coding sequence ATGCATCAACTTCTACAATTCAGAAATGAACAACTATTACGTAAAGCCCTAACTCACCGTTCTTATGTGCATGAAAATCCCAAAGAAGGTGAACATAATGAACGTTTAGAATTCTTGGGTGATGCATTATTAAATTACCTCAGTGGACAATATCTATTTAATCGCTATCCAGAAAAAGGTGAAGATGAATTAACCCGCAGACGTTCGGCACTGGTGGATGAAAAACAACTAGCAAAATTCGCTGTTGAAGTCGGAATAGATTTTCGGATGCGGTTAGGAAGGGGTGCAATTGTTGAAGGTGGTTATCAAAATGAAAATCTACTTAGTAGCACTTTTGAGGCAGTAATTGCTGCCTATTATCTTGACCAAAATTCTGATATCTTAGCTGTCAAAAAAGTTGTAGAACCATTATTTGACGGGGTTCCTGAAGATGTTGTTGTGTCTCGTTCTAAAGTTGATTCCAAAAATCGTTTTCAAGAATGGATTCAACGAAATATTACTACAAATCCACCAAGATATGTATCAGTTCAAGTGGGTGGAACACCACATGCACCTGAATTTGTGGCTACAGTTATTGTAGAAGATAAGGAATTTGGACAGGGAAGAGGACGGAATAAAAAAGAAGCAGAGAAAGCTGCTGCGGAAGATGCTTTGGATAAGTTAAAAGTAGAAGGAATGATTAGGTAG
- the ntrB gene encoding nitrate ABC transporter permease, producing MIFQLNLAAVWLRTKPVVLRDRFLLPCAGFLGVILLWWLIAITNRQLMPTPAEALVANLDYILNPFFQRGPGNLGIGWLLLASLRRVLIGFSLGALVAIPLGFLIGMSKQAMMALNPIIQIFKPVSPLAWLPISLAIFNLADPSAIFVIFITSLWPTILNTALGVSSINKDYIDVAKVLEMPRWRQITKIILPASLPYIFTGLRISLGIAWLVIVAVEMLTGGVGIGFFVWDEWSRLNLNSVFLAVLVIGVTGLLLDYAVGKIEVLVTHRK from the coding sequence ATGATATTTCAATTGAATTTAGCAGCTGTGTGGCTGCGTACTAAGCCCGTTGTTTTACGCGATCGCTTCCTGCTACCATGTGCTGGTTTTCTGGGCGTAATCCTATTATGGTGGCTCATTGCCATTACCAACCGTCAACTCATGCCAACCCCAGCGGAAGCACTGGTTGCCAACCTGGACTATATCCTGAATCCGTTTTTCCAGCGTGGTCCTGGTAATTTGGGAATTGGTTGGTTGTTACTAGCAAGTTTGCGTCGGGTATTAATTGGTTTTTCCCTAGGTGCCTTAGTTGCCATTCCCCTGGGTTTTTTAATTGGCATGTCAAAGCAGGCAATGATGGCACTAAACCCCATAATTCAAATCTTCAAACCTGTATCACCTTTAGCATGGCTGCCAATTTCCCTCGCTATCTTCAATTTAGCAGATCCATCAGCCATTTTCGTAATTTTTATCACTTCACTTTGGCCCACAATCCTCAATACAGCCTTAGGAGTTTCCAGCATCAATAAAGACTACATTGATGTTGCTAAAGTTTTAGAAATGCCACGATGGCGACAAATTACCAAAATTATTCTACCAGCAAGCTTACCCTATATCTTCACTGGTTTACGAATTAGCTTAGGAATTGCTTGGCTAGTAATTGTCGCTGTGGAAATGCTGACAGGTGGTGTGGGGATCGGGTTTTTTGTTTGGGATGAATGGAGTCGTCTGAATTTAAATTCTGTATTTCTTGCCGTATTAGTAATAGGTGTAACTGGACTATTACTAGACTATGCAGTTGGCAAAATTGAAGTATTAGTTACTCATCGTAAATAG
- a CDS encoding ABC transporter substrate-binding protein → MSHTNKNNWTRREFIKGMGIAAASSSISSCAINANRAPQNISQQALEIEQLVNPKTLEKPNLTIGYVPVNDCAPFAVAWEKGFFRKYGLNVTLSREASWGTSRDGIIFGRLDASPVVCGAVTNARTGAEGARHAPLCAAMTIHRHGNALTMNRAMWEAGLRPWNEYNGDLETFGRDFRGYFGKLRPENRVWAVVLSSAIYEYFVRYLAAAAGVAPDEEFRIIIVPPPQMVVNMRIGSTQGYMVAEPWNTRAISGNEGIGFTFAQGREIWQGHPDRLLAVMESFIDENPKTYRSLVKAMIEACRYCGDSKNHEEVTKIISNRSFTGAKPKLTRPGIVGDYNYGGFDGKSRVISSPGTTIFFDYPSNLATIENDHSTFMWQSESLWLMTQATRWGQNKEFPKNAEELAKKAWQTKLYREISSEMGIKSPSDDYKVAAADNFIDKKAFDPSDPIGYLNSFEIRANRPKSFFMS, encoded by the coding sequence ATGAGTCACACAAATAAAAATAATTGGACACGCCGCGAATTCATCAAAGGTATGGGAATTGCAGCGGCAAGTTCTAGCATTTCATCCTGTGCTATTAATGCCAACCGCGCCCCTCAAAATATATCTCAACAAGCCTTAGAAATAGAACAATTAGTTAATCCCAAAACCCTAGAAAAGCCCAATTTAACTATCGGTTATGTCCCTGTTAACGATTGTGCTCCCTTTGCCGTAGCTTGGGAAAAAGGCTTCTTCCGCAAGTATGGTTTAAATGTAACTCTCAGCCGTGAAGCTAGTTGGGGAACCTCCCGCGACGGAATCATTTTTGGACGTTTGGATGCTTCTCCTGTGGTTTGTGGTGCAGTCACGAATGCCCGCACAGGGGCAGAGGGGGCACGCCACGCCCCCCTATGTGCTGCCATGACGATTCACCGTCACGGTAATGCCCTGACCATGAATCGGGCAATGTGGGAAGCTGGTTTACGTCCATGGAATGAATATAACGGTGACTTAGAAACTTTTGGGCGGGACTTTCGCGGATATTTCGGTAAATTACGTCCGGAAAATCGTGTTTGGGCAGTTGTTTTAAGTTCAGCAATTTATGAGTACTTTGTCCGTTATTTAGCGGCAGCAGCAGGAGTTGCCCCTGATGAAGAATTCCGGATTATTATTGTTCCTCCACCGCAAATGGTGGTAAACATGCGAATTGGTTCAACTCAAGGTTACATGGTGGCAGAACCTTGGAATACAAGAGCAATTTCTGGCAATGAGGGAATTGGTTTTACCTTTGCCCAAGGAAGGGAAATTTGGCAGGGACACCCTGATAGATTGTTAGCGGTAATGGAGTCATTTATTGACGAAAATCCGAAAACTTATCGCTCATTAGTAAAGGCGATGATTGAAGCTTGTCGGTACTGTGGTGACTCGAAAAATCATGAAGAAGTTACCAAGATTATTTCTAATCGTTCCTTTACAGGTGCAAAGCCAAAGCTAACTCGTCCGGGAATTGTGGGTGACTATAATTATGGAGGTTTTGATGGGAAAAGCCGAGTTATATCATCACCAGGAACAACAATATTTTTTGATTATCCAAGCAATTTAGCCACCATTGAAAATGACCATTCAACATTTATGTGGCAATCTGAAAGTTTGTGGTTGATGACACAAGCGACAAGATGGGGACAAAACAAGGAGTTTCCCAAAAATGCAGAAGAATTAGCCAAAAAAGCTTGGCAAACTAAACTTTATCGTGAGATTAGTAGCGAGATGGGAATTAAGTCCCCGTCAGATGACTATAAAGTGGCGGCAGCGGATAATTTTATTGACAAAAAAGCTTTTGATCCTAGTGATCCGATTGGTTATCTCAACAGCTTTGAAATTCGTGCCAATCGTCCCAAATCGTTTTTTATGTCTTAA
- a CDS encoding ABC transporter ATP-binding protein yields the protein MKSTTHTNNLHESHFNHQNFLEISNLSKSYRNKDGDEFIVLDNVNLTIGENEFVTLVGHSGCGKSTLLKIVAGLEKVTSGLVQLDGKEIRKPGAERMMVFQHYSLLPWLTVRENIRLAVDEVLKNANRSEKISIVNEHLAMVNLTPAADKYPDEISGGMKQRVGIARALAIRPKMLLMDEPFGALDALTRGKLQRQVLDIWENNRQAVMMITHDVDEAIYMSDRIVLMTNGPAATIGEILEVPFSHPRDRGAMRNSKEYYELRNYALNFLEENFSSGD from the coding sequence ATGAAATCTACCACACATACAAATAATTTACATGAATCTCATTTTAATCATCAAAACTTTTTAGAAATTAGTAATTTATCTAAGTCATATCGCAACAAGGATGGAGATGAGTTTATCGTCTTAGATAATGTAAACCTGACAATTGGAGAAAATGAATTTGTCACATTGGTGGGACATTCTGGTTGTGGTAAATCAACGTTACTAAAAATAGTTGCTGGTTTAGAAAAAGTCACTTCGGGTTTGGTACAACTTGATGGGAAAGAAATTCGGAAGCCAGGTGCAGAAAGAATGATGGTTTTTCAACACTATTCCTTATTACCTTGGTTAACGGTGCGGGAAAATATTCGTTTGGCAGTAGATGAAGTTTTAAAAAATGCCAATCGCTCGGAAAAAATCAGCATTGTGAATGAGCATTTAGCAATGGTAAATTTAACTCCTGCTGCCGATAAATATCCGGATGAAATATCAGGTGGGATGAAACAACGGGTGGGAATTGCCCGTGCTTTAGCAATTCGTCCTAAAATGTTATTGATGGATGAACCATTTGGTGCTTTGGATGCATTGACTCGTGGGAAATTACAACGACAAGTCCTGGATATCTGGGAAAATAATCGCCAAGCAGTGATGATGATTACCCATGACGTGGATGAAGCAATTTACATGTCAGACAGAATTGTGTTGATGACTAATGGTCCTGCTGCCACTATTGGTGAGATCCTAGAAGTACCATTTTCCCATCCACGCGATCGAGGGGCAATGCGAAACTCGAAAGAATACTACGAACTCCGCAACTATGCACTAAATTTCCTAGAAGAGAATTTTTCTTCAGGGGATTAA
- a CDS encoding ArsB/NhaD family transporter, which produces MENWQALVSIITFISVIILIMTEWIHLTIAALLGALFLVFTNVMTLDDAIGYISKSHGTLALFFGVMVLVRSFTPTKVFDYLATQMVILAKGEGKRLLLGIVAITTPICAVLPNATTVMLIAPIIPPIAEDIGINFVPLLILLVFVANSAGLLTLVGDPATFIVGDAINISFIDYLQRLSLGGAIAIITVIVTLPFLFRKIWNTKLENMEELPHPQINHPRVLALGAVIVALVLLFFVIGEELPIPISPAAVALLGAALALLLAHHSRIDTVNNILSDIDWSTLIFFMSIFVLIGGLEKTGVIGGLSGILAVILGKNILLGSVFLVFFVGILSSVIPNIPLVVAMVPLLKQYVVNVNLAPSEILEPTFSGQFPPEVLPLFYAMMFGATLGGNGTLVGASSNIVAAGVSEQYGKRISFKTFLHYGIPVMLLQLITSTIYLVIKFR; this is translated from the coding sequence GTGGAAAATTGGCAAGCATTGGTTAGCATTATCACATTCATCAGTGTGATTATCCTAATTATGACTGAATGGATTCACCTAACAATCGCGGCATTACTAGGTGCATTATTCTTGGTATTTACAAATGTCATGACTTTAGATGATGCCATTGGTTATATTAGTAAGAGTCATGGAACTTTGGCTTTATTCTTTGGTGTGATGGTTTTGGTGAGATCCTTTACCCCAACTAAAGTATTTGATTACCTCGCAACCCAAATGGTAATCTTAGCAAAGGGAGAAGGAAAACGTTTATTGCTGGGAATTGTGGCAATTACCACCCCTATTTGTGCAGTTTTACCAAATGCAACCACAGTAATGTTGATAGCACCAATAATTCCCCCGATAGCGGAGGATATTGGGATAAATTTTGTTCCTTTGCTAATTTTATTAGTGTTCGTTGCTAACAGTGCAGGTTTATTAACACTAGTTGGAGATCCGGCAACATTTATTGTTGGAGATGCGATTAATATTAGCTTTATCGACTATCTCCAGCGTCTAAGTTTGGGTGGTGCGATCGCAATTATTACAGTAATTGTCACTTTACCATTTTTGTTTCGCAAAATATGGAATACAAAATTGGAAAACATGGAGGAATTACCCCATCCCCAAATTAATCATCCCCGTGTTTTAGCTTTGGGTGCTGTGATAGTTGCACTAGTTTTATTGTTTTTCGTAATTGGGGAAGAACTACCAATTCCAATTTCACCTGCGGCTGTAGCTTTATTAGGAGCAGCTTTAGCTTTATTATTAGCTCATCATAGCCGAATTGATACAGTTAATAATATTCTGAGTGATATTGATTGGAGTACACTCATATTTTTTATGAGTATTTTTGTCCTGATTGGTGGATTGGAAAAAACTGGGGTAATTGGTGGTTTATCGGGGATTTTAGCGGTAATTTTAGGAAAAAATATTCTCTTGGGGAGTGTCTTTTTAGTCTTTTTTGTAGGAATTCTCTCCAGCGTTATTCCCAATATTCCTTTAGTTGTGGCAATGGTTCCTTTGCTGAAACAATATGTTGTGAATGTTAATTTAGCACCATCAGAAATACTCGAACCGACTTTTAGCGGACAATTTCCTCCAGAGGTTTTACCGTTATTTTATGCGATGATGTTTGGTGCAACCTTGGGGGGAAATGGAACTTTGGTGGGTGCGTCTTCAAATATTGTAGCAGCTGGAGTTTCGGAACAATATGGAAAACGGATATCATTTAAAACGTTCTTGCATTATGGTATCCCTGTGATGTTACTTCAGTTAATCACTTCGACTATTTACCTGGTCATTAAGTTTCGATAG
- a CDS encoding OmpA family protein, whose translation MNDNSSDTLSNQSPNQNQISDEMVQLRSLLFGMESEQLDELHKRLKTPKIQPEDISCILPEAVMLGTTDGNKLGEAIVPTVENAVRISVEQDLNVLSEALFPILGTAIRKAIASALEETIQSLNQTLNHSLSLQSLKWRVEAVQTGKSFAEIVLLRTLLYRVEQIFLIHKQTGLVLQHVVAPLVITQDPDLVSGMLTAIQDFVKDSFTLKKGDGLQSLQFGELTIWIEEGPLAVVAGIIRGNAPQEFRGVFQDTIAKIHLKFHQELRDYNGNSELFLPSKVYLENCLQAQYKSSTKKKYNYVGMLSGLSAIALSIWGFFYVRQQLRWNAYVHHLNSLPGIVITKAERQNGKYLLTGMRDPITGDINPISQQFQINQDDIKATWEYYLSLEPEIATKRAKERLKPPNTVFLQTTPDGTLQVSGSASNQWILTTRRNWHLIPGVNQLNEQGLVDDNLQKLQFYERQIEQEMFFFAEGKTEFIPGEVDKLKKLASDFQNLIKTAQSLQKRVDIKIIGHASNSGTEAQNIVLSQTRAQKILGYLKSDGFKNIKIQTVALGSRKPLNPQAQTEALNLNRRVSLEVDIFDQKNLN comes from the coding sequence ATGAACGACAATTCCAGTGACACATTATCAAATCAATCCCCGAATCAGAATCAAATCAGCGATGAAATGGTTCAACTTCGTAGCTTATTATTTGGAATGGAGTCTGAGCAACTTGATGAACTACACAAAAGATTAAAAACCCCGAAAATTCAGCCAGAAGATATTAGTTGTATCCTCCCCGAAGCAGTGATGTTGGGGACGACAGATGGTAATAAGTTGGGGGAAGCTATTGTACCGACGGTTGAAAACGCGGTGAGAATTTCAGTTGAGCAGGATTTGAATGTGCTTTCGGAGGCTTTATTTCCTATTTTAGGGACTGCCATTAGGAAAGCGATCGCATCTGCACTGGAAGAGACAATTCAGTCTTTGAATCAGACCCTAAATCACAGTTTATCACTACAAAGCCTAAAGTGGCGGGTCGAGGCGGTACAAACAGGAAAATCATTTGCTGAGATAGTCTTACTGCGGACTTTGCTATATCGGGTTGAGCAGATTTTCTTGATTCACAAACAAACCGGATTGGTATTACAACATGTTGTTGCACCTTTGGTAATTACTCAAGATCCTGATTTAGTTTCGGGAATGCTGACAGCTATTCAAGATTTTGTCAAGGATTCTTTCACCTTAAAAAAAGGTGATGGATTACAAAGTCTGCAATTTGGGGAATTAACGATTTGGATTGAAGAAGGACCACTAGCTGTGGTTGCTGGTATTATTCGGGGGAATGCACCTCAAGAATTTCGAGGAGTTTTTCAGGATACCATTGCCAAAATTCACCTGAAATTTCACCAAGAATTGCGTGATTATAACGGTAATAGTGAATTGTTCCTACCTAGTAAGGTTTATTTAGAAAATTGTCTACAAGCGCAATACAAGTCCTCAACCAAGAAAAAATATAACTATGTAGGGATGTTATCAGGTCTGAGTGCGATCGCGTTGAGCATTTGGGGCTTTTTTTACGTTAGGCAGCAACTACGCTGGAATGCATACGTCCATCATCTCAATTCTTTACCGGGAATTGTAATTACTAAAGCTGAAAGACAAAATGGGAAATACTTGCTTACGGGAATGCGTGATCCCATAACTGGAGACATAAATCCCATATCTCAACAATTTCAAATCAATCAAGATGATATTAAGGCAACTTGGGAGTATTATTTATCATTAGAGCCAGAAATTGCGACAAAAAGAGCAAAAGAACGACTAAAACCTCCAAATACGGTTTTTCTGCAAACTACACCAGATGGAACTTTGCAAGTGAGTGGTTCAGCTTCAAATCAGTGGATTTTAACAACTAGAAGAAACTGGCATTTAATTCCTGGGGTGAATCAGTTAAATGAGCAAGGTTTAGTAGATGACAATCTTCAAAAACTCCAATTCTATGAACGGCAAATCGAGCAGGAAATGTTCTTTTTTGCTGAGGGTAAAACCGAATTCATACCTGGGGAGGTTGACAAACTTAAAAAACTAGCATCAGATTTTCAGAATCTCATTAAAACTGCTCAATCTCTCCAAAAAAGGGTAGACATCAAAATTATTGGACATGCTAGTAATAGTGGAACTGAAGCCCAAAATATTGTCTTGAGTCAAACTCGCGCTCAGAAAATTCTCGGATATCTCAAATCTGATGGTTTTAAGAATATCAAAATCCAAACTGTTGCTTTAGGTTCCAGAAAGCCATTAAACCCTCAAGCTCAAACAGAAGCTTTAAATTTAAATCGCCGAGTATCATTAGAAGTGGATATCTTTGATCAAAAAAATCTGAACTAA
- a CDS encoding Rab family GTPase → MLQKKICLVGAFATGKTSLISRYVYSIFSDSYQTTVGVKIDKKIVVYGEEKLNLIIWDLYGEDDFQKIKLSYLRGSSGYLLVVDGTRHNTWEKALELQQRVEEVLGKIPFVLVMNKSDLKEEWEINNLELERRINDGWNVILTSAKTGYGVEKVFQTLASKILEG, encoded by the coding sequence ATGCTTCAGAAAAAAATTTGTCTGGTTGGTGCATTTGCGACAGGTAAAACAAGTTTAATCTCCAGGTACGTCTATAGTATTTTTTCTGATAGTTACCAGACAACCGTAGGGGTGAAAATCGATAAAAAAATAGTTGTTTATGGAGAAGAAAAGTTAAATTTAATTATTTGGGATTTATATGGAGAGGATGATTTTCAAAAAATTAAACTATCTTATCTACGTGGTTCATCCGGGTATTTATTAGTTGTGGATGGAACTCGACACAACACTTGGGAAAAAGCATTAGAACTTCAACAAAGAGTTGAAGAGGTTTTGGGCAAAATTCCCTTCGTTCTCGTGATGAATAAATCAGATTTAAAAGAAGAGTGGGAAATTAATAATCTAGAGCTTGAAAGACGAATAAATGACGGTTGGAATGTGATTTTAACTAGTGCCAAAACTGGTTACGGAGTTGAAAAAGTTTTTCAGACTCTTGCAAGCAAAATATTGGAGGGATAA
- a CDS encoding phycobilisome rod-core linker polypeptide — MLNTFVPPLNIGLSQLINEDGNPLELWGNASPDEIEVIIRGVYRHVLGNAYVMESERLVVPESQLKAGEITVREFVRQVAKSELYRSRFFDNCYRYRATELNFKHLLGRAPNSYQEVAFHSQILDESGFDADIDTYIDSDEYLNAFGENIVPFYRGYQTDNQITMLGFTNMLQLVRSNSGSDKEITTGNTAKLTRSLISNSPYGKAKLTDINALLAEVLKPKLPQEPTVIYSQQIQAPSQSDIERELQEKNAQIAALKRQLADLRPFANIGAFQTSGDWQVSPEKVDTQKQEIAALQEQIADARRLATIGEAKLNKWRDRVFRG; from the coding sequence ATGCTAAATACTTTTGTTCCTCCCCTTAATATTGGTCTATCGCAATTAATTAACGAAGATGGCAACCCTCTAGAATTATGGGGAAATGCGTCCCCTGATGAAATCGAAGTCATTATTCGAGGGGTCTATCGACATGTTTTAGGCAATGCTTATGTGATGGAAAGTGAGCGTCTTGTAGTTCCCGAATCACAACTCAAAGCAGGTGAAATCACCGTTCGAGAATTTGTCCGACAGGTGGCAAAATCAGAGTTATATCGTTCTCGTTTTTTTGATAACTGCTATCGTTATCGAGCAACTGAATTGAATTTCAAACATTTGCTAGGAAGAGCACCAAATAGTTATCAAGAAGTGGCATTTCACAGTCAAATTTTGGACGAATCTGGCTTTGATGCCGATATTGATACCTATATTGATAGCGATGAATATTTGAATGCTTTTGGGGAAAATATCGTACCATTTTATCGAGGTTATCAAACCGACAATCAGATAACGATGCTTGGTTTTACTAATATGTTGCAATTGGTAAGAAGCAATTCCGGCAGTGATAAAGAAATCACCACAGGTAACACAGCCAAGTTAACGCGATCGCTCATTAGCAACAGCCCCTATGGTAAGGCAAAATTAACTGATATAAATGCTCTGTTGGCAGAAGTCTTGAAGCCGAAATTACCACAGGAACCAACCGTAATATATTCACAACAAATACAAGCACCTTCACAGTCAGATATCGAACGAGAACTACAAGAAAAAAATGCCCAAATAGCAGCTTTAAAGCGACAACTCGCCGATTTGCGACCATTTGCCAATATTGGAGCATTTCAAACTAGCGGTGATTGGCAAGTTTCCCCAGAAAAAGTCGATACTCAAAAACAGGAAATTGCCGCTTTGCAAGAACAGATTGCTGATGCTCGCAGATTAGCGACGATTGGTGAAGCTAAGTTAAATAAATGGCGCGATCGCGTTTTTCGTGGATAG
- a CDS encoding chromophore lyase CpcT/CpeT, translating into MTVSLSNPGTYSSDLFLLAQWMAGDFSNHKQAQANPKEFAHIHVLFRPLAFDFFSSIGFYSEQVYDYDLWTPYRQGVHKLVDKGDHIYIENYALKDRFIYAGAARELDILRTITPDQIERRCHCSMVFTRTGNMFRGAVEPGNQCLIPKNGQQTYLISDVEITENTWNSLDKGMDIETHEQIWGSSSGSLCFEKSQNFAHEVPLVGEIC; encoded by the coding sequence ATGACTGTATCGCTTAGTAATCCTGGTACATATAGCAGTGACTTGTTTTTACTAGCACAGTGGATGGCAGGAGATTTTAGTAACCACAAACAAGCACAGGCTAATCCAAAAGAATTTGCCCATATTCATGTACTTTTCCGTCCTTTAGCGTTTGATTTTTTTTCGAGTATTGGTTTTTATTCCGAACAAGTTTATGACTATGATTTATGGACACCATATCGTCAGGGGGTACACAAATTAGTTGACAAAGGCGACCACATATACATTGAAAACTATGCATTGAAAGATCGATTTATATATGCAGGTGCAGCGCGAGAATTAGATATTCTCAGAACAATTACCCCGGATCAAATTGAGCGTCGTTGCCACTGTTCAATGGTATTTACTCGTACTGGAAATATGTTCCGTGGTGCGGTAGAACCAGGTAATCAGTGTTTGATTCCTAAAAATGGACAACAAACCTATTTAATTAGTGACGTTGAAATTACAGAAAACACATGGAATAGCCTTGATAAAGGCATGGATATAGAGACCCACGAACAAATTTGGGGTTCTTCATCTGGATCATTGTGTTTTGAGAAAAGTCAAAATTTTGCCCACGAAGTACCTCTGGTAGGCGAGATATGCTAA
- a CDS encoding phycobiliprotein lyase encodes MNITEFFEMSFGQWRSQRSAHHLAFAHFEQVISQINIELLNHEDPEVVEICQTYNIDISTITHPFRMTWEGESDWDDKPLSGKTVLVPVPDPQTNNKGKLLRDQGYAETIPAVGNYHLSEDGIFTLVTAYENAAAEEKIWFVNPNLRFRAATIKTSDGKGVTTASFSSEIRKQGIVNSKQ; translated from the coding sequence ATGAATATTACCGAATTCTTTGAGATGTCCTTTGGACAATGGCGATCGCAACGTAGCGCTCATCATCTAGCGTTTGCACATTTCGAGCAGGTTATTTCTCAAATCAATATCGAACTACTGAACCACGAAGACCCCGAAGTCGTGGAAATTTGTCAAACCTACAACATAGACATTAGCACTATCACTCATCCATTTCGTATGACATGGGAAGGTGAATCAGATTGGGATGACAAACCACTTTCTGGGAAAACAGTCCTTGTACCTGTTCCTGACCCACAAACAAACAATAAAGGTAAATTGTTGCGAGATCAAGGATATGCCGAAACCATTCCCGCAGTCGGTAATTACCACCTCTCAGAAGATGGGATATTTACCCTCGTCACCGCATATGAAAATGCCGCTGCTGAGGAGAAAATTTGGTTTGTGAATCCTAATTTACGCTTTCGGGCAGCAACAATCAAAACTAGCGATGGAAAAGGGGTCACAACAGCTTCCTTCTCATCAGAAATCCGCAAACAGGGAATAGTGAACAGTAAGCAGTGA
- a CDS encoding phycobilisome linker polypeptide produces MSDYNNRMVLLEVTGVLNANARNSHQIIKVPYSRLSQTVKRICRAGGKIVNVTMPSFSPSEVTETIEQNQIVETVAAETVEETPIVETVEETPIIETVEETPIVESVEETPVAETVVVEIVPQAISATSKKTTSKAKGMGEKPSKNTKRDRKPKSRH; encoded by the coding sequence ATGAGTGACTATAATAATCGCATGGTGTTATTAGAGGTGACAGGTGTTTTAAACGCAAATGCCAGAAATAGCCATCAAATAATCAAAGTTCCTTATTCTCGTCTATCTCAAACAGTTAAACGGATTTGTCGAGCGGGTGGCAAGATTGTTAATGTCACAATGCCTTCTTTTTCTCCATCCGAAGTTACTGAAACTATTGAACAGAATCAGATAGTAGAAACAGTAGCTGCTGAAACTGTTGAGGAAACACCAATAGTTGAAACTGTTGAGGAAACACCAATAATTGAAACCGTTGAGGAAACACCAATAGTTGAAAGTGTTGAGGAAACACCAGTAGCTGAAACTGTAGTAGTGGAAATAGTACCCCAAGCCATCTCAGCTACATCCAAAAAAACAACATCAAAAGCCAAGGGAATGGGAGAAAAACCAAGTAAAAATACAAAACGCGATCGCAAACCGAAATCTAGGCACTAA